CCTTCGACTTCGCTCAGGAAAACTCGCGCATCGCTGCGGTCTTCGAATCCCGACGCAAGCCAAGCAGTTGGCTTGCTCAGCATACTTAATTGGGCAATGCAGGATTCGAACCTGCGGCCTCTGCCTTGTAAGGGCAGCGCTCTCACCAGCTGAGCTAATTGCCCGCTTGAATCATCGAAAAGTATTGTAGAAAATAATGATACATTTTGCCATAAGCGCGTTTTTTTGCTAAAAAGGAGGCATGCGAAGACAAGAAGTTAAGAATATTATACTCATAGAAGTTGACGCGGATGAAAAGCGCGCCGCGTATCTGCGCGGGCACGAGGTGCAGGAACTCATTATCGAGAGGAAGGAAGAACCTTCCAGGATAGGCGACATATATTATGGTCTTGCCTCCGGCATCAACAACGCCATTCACGCCGCTTTCGTCGACATAGGTATTGGAAGGAACTGTTTTCTCCCTTTTTCGGATTATCCGGAAGCAATAAAAAAAGGGGAGAGGCTTTTCGTTCAGATAGCGAAAGATGAGATCAAGACCAAGCCCGCGCGCCTGACCGGTTACATATCCGTTCCCGGCCGCTTCCTTATCTTCATGCCCAATTCAACCCGCGGCGGCGTTTCAAAAAATATTACAGACAGAAAAGAGAGGTTCCGTCTGAAAAAAATAATGGAGGAACTTAAATCCGTCCACGGCGGCGCCTGGATAGCCAGGACTCAGGCATCCGGCAGAACGGAAGAAGAAATAAAGAGCGACGGGGAATTTGCCGCTTCGATATGGCGGGATATAGAAAAGGAAAAAATCAGTGATATAAAAACAGGGCAGATATACTGCATGCAGGATTTTACCCCGAAAATTTTAAGAGAAATGCTCAATGATAAAACAGATGCCGTTTATGTCGAGCCGATCGAGGAACTGGAAAAGGCGAAAAAATATCTGAAGCAGATCGCCCCGGATAAAAAAGCGTTTCTCACAAGCGACGAGAAAGACAATCGGAGCCTCTTTGAAATGTATGGTATTGAAAAAGTCATCAGGGAATTAACCAAGCCTTCTGTGGCGCTCGCCTCCGGAGGCGAGATAGTGATCCAGTCCACCGAGGCTCTCACGGCCGTGGATGTCAACAGCAAGGGATTCAAGAAGAAGGGCTCGGTTGAAGACACGTCTTTTTGGACCAACAAAGAGGCGGCGAAAGAAATAATGAGGCAGATAAGGCTCAGGAATATAGGCGGGATAATCGTCTGCGACCTTATTGATATGGAAAAGTCTTTACACAGAAAGGAAATTTATGACATAATGCAAGAGGCGGCCTCGTTTGACAGGGCCAAGATCGATATTCTGCCGCTGAACCGGCTGGGCCTTGTGGAAATAACAAGACAGAGGCTGGAGGATAATATCCTTGAAAAGGTGAGCGTCAAGTGTTCACACTGCGACGGGAGCGGCCGCGTGTTATCGCCCCTGACGATGCTCATAAGGATAAAGAGGCATTTGATGAAAAACAGGAAGAATCTAAAAGCCGTGTCGGTGAATGTTTTTGTGCATCCGACTGTCGCGGATATGTTCACGGAAGACGCCATAGATGCCCTGGCCGCGTCTACCGGCAAAAGGATAAGGATCCGCGCGGATTACAAAATTTCGGAGCAGGAATATGAGATCGAATAAAGCTTTTACACTGATCGAGCTGATGATAGTTGTCACTATCGTCGGCCTGCTGTCGGCTGTAGCGGTGCCCAAATTTGCAGATATGATGCGGAAGGCCAATGAAGCCGTCACAAAAAGCAATCTCGGCGTTCTGAGATCGGTGGTCTCCATTTATTACGCGGATCACTACGGCATTTGGCCTTATCAGAATGCCGGCATCGCGGATTGGGCTTATATTTCTGTTGTTGACCCCGGCTGCGGCGCTCTTGTTCCCAAATATGTGAGCGCGATTCCCGCGCTGAAGACAGGGCAACTCATACCCAATGAGGGGAAAAACGATGTCGCGACGGCGGTTGACGGCATCACACTCCATTACGATACGAGGGATACTATAGGATCTCAGGCGGCGTGGGTTTATTATGTAGATTTGGGAACATGGTATGTCAATTGCGAGGAATTAGACACAAAGGGCGAGGGGATACACACATGGTAAAAGAAACGGCCTATATTATCGCGGAAGATAAGGATTTTGCCGCTAAGCTCAAGGGTGTTATTGAAAGCGATTACATTGTGACGCTTTTCGAGTCGCCGGAAGAGGCGATTGACGAAATCCTGAAAAAAAAGCCGGATGTTGTCGTCAGCGAGATGGTGTTTTCTTCCATTGACGGGATCAATTTCGCCGCGGGCTTAAAGGAAAAATGCCTTGAATCGCCACTCGTCATACTCACAAAGCTGCATCCCACGCCTAAAGTCGCAGAGCTTCTGGGAATAGCGGGCTGTTTCAACAGGGATTTGAGCGATGAGGATATGCTCGACAAAATAAAAAGTTTGTCCGGCTGGAAAAAGAGAAAGGTGTCACCCCCGCAGCTTCCCATAATAACGGAAGGCAGTATAGGCATTGCCATTCAACAGCTGCTGAATGAGGTGTATAATGAGAAAAAGAATGAGTGCCTAGCGTGCATAGGCAAAAAGGATTTTGCCAGAGCCCTGGAAATAGCGACATTTTTAAGGAGAGTTTTCCCGACAGATTTGAGGACTCAGGGCCTTATAAGGGAAATTGTGCATTCAAAAGAGGCGGAAAGCCCGAAAACGGAGCAGACATCTTTTTCGGCTTCACGCGAGGATATCAATAGAGAGACCAGGGCCGCACGCGGCGCTGTTGACTCGGGCAATTTGGCGCTGATGCTTGAAAGCGCGAAGAAACTTCTTCTGATGGAAGATGTAAAAAACGGCATAAGGCTCTTGAGGGAGAGCGTTGTCTTTTCCGAAGAAAATCCCTATCTGGCTGAACGTATCGTGATCCAAAAGGAATCCTCTCCCGCGTCTGTACTGGACATTTTGTGCGCGGGCTCAGTTTTCCTGAGTTTTTTCATATATCCTTATGTTTTTGCCGGAGTGGGTATTTGTTTCGGCATCGCCGCATGGGCCATGAAGAAGGAAAGAAAAGCCGCCGCTGTAGCCGTGCCTATGGCTGTTGTTATAATAGCGCTGAATTTTTTTAATTTCCCGCTTCTTTCCGGTATGGTCGCGGATTGGCAGGGGAAAGCCGCCACCAGGAGAATATTCAGTGTTGAGCCCAAAATCTTTAACCCGGGCTCTGACACGCTCATCATAAAATACAGGGTGAAGGAAATCTCCCCTGTTGTTATCACCGCGGCGTCTTCCCGTCAGAGCGCGGAAATACTGAATAATAAGGAACACGATACCGGTGTTTTTGAGATACCGTGGAAGGGCAAAACGGATGACGGCTCGCTCATAAAAAATAATTTCAGGGTGAGAATTAAAATAGGCGATAAAAGTTTTACGGAAAAAATTTATACAGGCGACTGATGCCTTTATACGAGAGAAAGCATTTTTTTACGCACAAGAATTATCAGCTAAGGTACACGGCCTATATCATAGCGGCCATGATAAGCGTGGCCGCTGCGATATCCGTTTTAACCTTCACTCTGGCCTATCCTCTGCTCTCATCCAGGCTTTCCGAAGCCGTGACAAAGTCAATTTCCATGGATGTGGCAAGAGGCCTGCTGCTGCCTTACTGGGCGGGGGTGATAGCGCTTATCATAGTAGCCGCGGCGGCAGGGATTCTCTTCTCCCACAGGATCGTCGGGCCTGTGAACAGGATGGCCTCGCTCATCAGCCTTATGGACGAGGGCGATATATCCAAAAGGCTTGTTCTCCGCGAGAAAGATGAGTTTCTGCCCCTTGCGGGGGCCATCAACAGGCTTCTGGAAAATTTTTCCGGCACCGTCAGGACATCGCGCGATAACTCAAGGCGTCTCGGTGACGAACTGCAGGAACTTGAAAAACTCCTCAAAAACAAAAACGCTTTTGAGAGCGACATAGAGAATAGGTTAACGTCAATAACAGCGAAGAAGGAAGCTATATACAGAGAGCTGTCCAAATATAAATCCTGAAAACAGCATGACCCCCAAAAAGTGTTCCGTACCCGTCCGGAGAACCAGAATAGGCGTGTTTGATTCCGGTATAGGCGGTCTGACAGTCTATAGAACTCTCCAAAAAAAATACCCCTTCTGTGATTTTATTTATTACGCCGACACCGCTCATGTGCCCTACGGCGGCAAATCAGGGAAGACCATCATCGCCTACACGGAAAAAATCGTGTCTTTTCTTCTCAGGAAAAAGGCGGACCTGATAGTGTGCGCCTGCAACACGGCATCCGCTGTGGCGCTTGAGAGTATTTCCAGAAACTGCCCTGTCCCTGTTCACGGAGTTATCGCCGCGGCGGTTGAGCATGCGGCGGTTTTTTCGCGCGTGGCCGTTATCGGGACGAAACTCACGATAAAAAGCGGGGTGTACGAAAAACAGCTGAAGAAAATAAACAAAAAGATCAGAGTGAAATCCCTGCCGGCCCCTCTTTTCGTGCCTCTGGTGGAGGAGGGCTGGTCAGGAACGGATGTCGCGGAAAAAGTCGCCGGAATATATCTTGCCCCGATCCGCCGCATGCGCCCGGAAGCGCTGATAATGGGCTGCACGCATTATCCCATACTCAGAAGAGAAATCGCTGATTTCATGGGGCCGAAAACGCGCCTCGTGGATTCTTCATCGCTGGCTGAGGCGATCTCCGGAAGTGTCCGGATTTGCACGGGCACAGGGAAGAGTTCTTTTTATGTCAGCGACGACCCCGGGCATTTTGTTAAAATGGCAAAAGAAATAATGAAAGTGTCCGCAGGGAGGGCTCAACTGTGTACAGAATTTTTGTAAAAGATCATTTCTCTTCGGCTCATTATCTCAGGGGTTATAAGGGTAAGTGCGAAAATCTTCACGGCCATAACTGGGGCGTGACGGCGGAAGTGTCGGGCGTAAAACTTAAAAACGCCATGGTTATGGATTTCAAAGACTTAAAAGAGCATCTGAAGCGGGTTATCTCGCCTCTCGACCATTCTCTCCTAAATGACCTGCAGGATTTCAAAAAGCTCAATCCCACATCCGAGAATATAGCGCGCTATATCTTTAAAAAATTGGCGGCGCTCCTGCCTGCCGGCGTGCGCCTGGAGGCAATAAAGATCTCGGAAACGGACAATAATATAGCGTCTTATTCCCGGAAATGAAAAAACGCAAAGCGGCCGTGCTCCTGTCCGGCGGGCTGGATTCGTCAACCATTCTTTACTGGGCAATAAAGCGCGGTTATGAAACCCATTGTCTTATTTTTTCATATGATCAGCGTCACAGCGCAGAGATCAGAAAAGCGGTAAATATAGCCGGGTGCGCAGGGAGGCCCTTCACGATTGTTGACATAAAACTCCCATGGGGAGGGTCAAGTCTTCTCGGCCGCGCCGGGCACATCCCTCCCGGCAAGGTGTCTTCCAAAAAAATTCCGTCAACTTATGTCCCCGGCAGAAACACGATATTCATCTCGTACGCGCTGTCTTTCTGTGAAGCGGCAAAAATGGATTATATCGTCATAGGCGCAAACGCTGTGGATTTTTCCGGTTATCCGGATTGCCGGCCGGCTTACTATGACGAGTTTAATAAACTTTTAAAACAGGCGTCTCTCGGCAAAGTGTCTATTAAAACCCCGCTTCTCAACAAAAGCAAAAAAGAGATAGTGCTGCTCGCCCGGAGGCTCAAAGTGCCGCTCCGGCACACATGGTCCTGCTATGAGGGCGGACGGATTCCCTGCGGAAAGTGCGATTCCTGCCTGCTCAGAGCAAAGGGTTTTAGGCAGGCGGGGATGGAAGACCCTGCTCTTTGCCGGAACGGGGCAGGCCAATTAAAGAATTGAGAAACAGCAAAAGCGTAAAAGGCCGAATAGCCGAGATATTTTTTTCAATTCAGGGGGAGGGTATTTATGCCGGTCTTCCGTGCTGGTTTGTGAGATTTTCCGGGTGCGATAAAGACTGTTCTTATTGTGATACGCTTTACGCCAAAACCGGCGGGACATTAATGACTGCTGAAGATGCGGCCTCGCGCATCAAAGGCCCTGCGCCTGTTGTGATAACGGGAGGAGAGCCGACGCTGCAGGGCGAATTCCTCAGCGCGCTTCTGTCTGAAATCAAGTCGGGAAAACATTCCGCAAGGCAGGTTTTTATAGAGACCGCCGGTTCAAATCTCCTCGCCGAACCGGGAGTTTTTGAGCACATTTCTTTTCATGCCGAGCTTCCCCTTACTCCTCCCGTCAGAAAATTCATACGGAGCATAAGTGCCCGGCCTTTTACGCTGAAAATCGTCATCACCGCCGCGGTAAAATTTGAAGATGTTATCAAAGCCAGCCGTTTCCTCGCTCAATTCGCCAATTCAACTATTGTGCTGCAGCCTGTGAGCGCAGAAAAAAAGATCGATAAAAAAGCCCTGAAGAAGGCCGTTCTTTTTGCAGGGCGTATTCAGCGCTTTTACCCGAAAGTGCGGATGCTCCCGCAGATACATAATCTCCTTGCTCTGAAGTAACGCGCTAAAGTAACGCGCTATTGCAAAAAAGCCGTTTAATTTCTAAAAATAGGGTATGGAAAGGGAGATAGACAAGCCGGACAGAGATGAGATCAGCGTTATAATCTATCTCGGTAATTGCAAGATAAAAGGCAAAGTGTTTGTGCCGCCCGGAGGCAGGGTGTCGGATTTCGTCAATTCCCCCGTGAGGCAGTTTATTCCTGTCACCGACGCGGAGATAGATTCCATCAGCGGAGCGAAATGGTCTTACCGCGTCAAGTTCCTCAATCTTAACAAGAACGAAATTGTCACCATATTTCCGGAGGCGGCCTTTATAGAGGCCAAAAAAACTGAAAGTGTTTGATGTGAGCGCGGGTGTCGTGAAAAAATAATCGGAGGACAAAATGTCAAAAGATGAAAAACAGAAAAGTTTAGATGTGGCGCTCGCTGAAATTGAGAAGAAGTTCGGCAAGGGTTCCATAATGAGGCTGGGCGATGAAAAATTTTTCGGCAAGGTGACGGCTATTCCCACAAGGGCTATGTCGCTTGATATCGCGCTCGGTATAGGCGGTATCCCCTGCGGCCGCATCACCGAAATTTACGGGCCCGAGGGCGGCGGCAAGACCACTCTGGCTCTGCAGATAATAGCCAATGTCCAGGAGGCCGGCGGAACGGCGGCTTTCGTTGACGCCGAACACGCGATGGATCCGGATTACGCGGAAAAAATAGGCGTTAACATCAAAGAGCTCCTTATTTCGCAGCCGGATTCCGGTGAGCAGGCCTTACAGATAATAGACACTTTGATAAGGAGCGGATCCATCGATATCATCGTTCTGGATTCGGTGGCGGCTCTTGTGCCCAAAGCCGAGCTTGAAGGGGATATAGGCGCACCGACGGTGGGGCTTCAGGCGCGCCTCATGTCGCAGAGCCTTAGGCGTCTGGCTTCGGCCATATCCAAGTCCAGGACAGCGGCGGTTTTCATAAATCAGATAAGAGAAAAGATAGGCATGACTTTCGGCTTCGGCGGCACGACAACAACACCGGGAGGCAGGGCGCTCAAATTTTATTCGTCCGTCCGTCTGGACATCAGAAGAATAGGATCCATAAAAAAAGGCGAGGACATAATCGGCGCGAGGGTCAAGGTCAAAGTGGCCAAAAACAAGGTGGCCCCGCCTTATAAAGTCTGCGAATTCGATATATATTTCGGCAAAGGGATAGTCCCCGAATCTTCTCTGCTGGATGTGGGAACTGATCTGGGTTTGATCAAAAAAACGGGCAACACCTTTTTTTACGGCGATGTCAAACTCGGCATCGGCCGCGAAAATTCCGTGGAAATGCTTCTGGCCGATAAAAAAGTCTCATCGGCGCTTGAAAAAGAAATACTGAAGATCGCGTTTCCCGAAAAGAAAAAAGACGAAAAGAAAAAATCTGATAAAGATTAATTTTTCCGCGAAGAATGGATAAAGCTTCGGCGCTTCTTGCCGAATACGGGGATTATTGCGCTTCGGAGAGGGGCCTGTCAAAGCTCACCATCCAGGCTTACACAAGAGATATCAGGGAATTTTTCTCAACGATTGACGTTCCGGTCGCGAATATAGGCGAAAAACACATCACGGCTTTTTTAAGGGAAAAAAGAAGCGGTGTTTCAGCCCGCACTCTGGCGAGGAAGATCTGCGCTCTTAGAAGTTTCTGGAAATTCCTGGTGGAGGACGGTATGGCGCAGCGGAATCCCGCTTCCGCCCTGAGGAGCCCTCGGCTTGAAAGCTATCTGCCGGATGTTCTCAGCGTCCCGGAGGTGGGACAGGTTATAAACCGGGTAGCGCGGGGCAGAAGGACATCTTTGAGGAATACCGCCATGATAGAAGTGCTTTACGCCGCCGGTTTGAGAATCAGCGAACTGATATCATTAAAGGTCAAAGACGTCAATCTTGATGTGGGTTTTCTCAAATGTCTGGGCAAAAGAGGAAAAGAAAGAATTGTCCCGATAGGAGAGAAGGCCTGCTCCGCGGTGAAGGCCTTTCTGCTTTTTTCTCCCGCGGAAGAGGGGGATTCCCTTTTTCGCAATCCGTCCGGCGCGCCGTTTAGCCGTATGGGCGTGTGGAAAATAATAAAAAAACTCTGCGCGGACGCCGGTATCACAAGGCGGATAACCCCGCACACTTTCAGGCACAGTTTCGCGACGCATCTTCTCCAGAACGGAGCGGATCTTCGCGTCATACAGGAGCTGCTCGGCCACGCTCAGATCAGCACAACTCAGATCTACACGCACATTTCCACCAAGCGGCTCCGCCAGATACACCGCCGTTTTCATCCCCGCGGCTGAAAGTCCGCCTGGCCGGAATTCATCTTCTATTTTTGCGCCAAATATGATAAAAATAGAAATAATGGAACGGATAACGGAGGGCTTGTGAGATTTTTGCCGGTTTTTTTGATGGCGTTTTTATTCTTATCGTGCCGCGGTGAAGCGCCCGTCGCTGAGCTTGAGACGGAGAAGGGTCTCATAGTTGTAAAGATGTATCCTGAATATGCGCCGGAAACTGTAAAAAACTTTATCGGGCTGTCGAAACAGGGCTTTTACGACGGTTTGACTTTTCACAGGGTGGTGAAAGATGTGATCGTGCAGGGCGGCGATCCACTGGGTCACGGCGGCGGCGGTGTGGGCTACACTCTCCCGGCGGAAATATCCCGGGAACTGAAGCATGTGCCGGGCACCGTGGCTATGGCGCGTATGGATGACAGCGTCAATCCGGATAAGAGGTCAAACGGCAGTCAGTTTTATATATGCCTTTCGTCCGCGCCCCGCCTTGACGGAGAGTACACAATTTTCGGCGAGGTGACGCAGGGTTTGGATGTGGCTGCTCAGATATCCCCCGGGGATAAGATCATGAAGGTGAGGCTGAAGTAAATATGGATTATTTCAAGTATAAAGGATCTGAATTGTTCGCCGAGGAAATACCATTGAGCGTTCTGGCGGAAAAATACGGAACGCCGCTGTATGTGTATTCAAAAAAAACGCTTCTGCGACATATCGGAGAAGTGAAAAGAGTTTTCCGTTCGTCGGGAGCGCTGATATGTTTCGCTTATAAGGCCAACAATAACAGCGCGCTGCTCAAACTGATGAATCAAGAGGGCGTAGGCGCGGACTGTGTTTCTCTCGGGGAGCTGCTTCTGGCGCGTAAAGCGGGTGTGCCGAAGGATAAGATCATCCTAAACGGTAATGGCAAGACGGATGAAGAGATAAGGCTCGCCCTTAAAATGAACATCAGGATGATAAACGCCGACAGTGCGGAAGATCTTTTGAACATATCCAGGGTAGCGGGCAGTATGAAGACAAAAGCCCGCATAAGTTTTCGCGTAAACCCGGAAATCAGGGTGCCGACCCATCCGCACATCGCCACGGGCCTGAAAGAATCCAAATTCGGCCTGGCCTATGATGACGCTCTTAAAGCTTACAGGCTCGCGGCGTCGCTTGAGACTATTGAAATTTGCGGAATGCACATGCACATAGGTTCGCAGATAACAGAAACCGCTCCTTTCGCCGAGGCGCTGAAGAAACTGGCGGTTTTTTCAAAACAACTCGCGAAGTCCGGAATCAGGCTGAAATACATTAATGCCGGCGGAGGCCTGGGCGTTAAATATCAGAGCGAGATACCCGAGACTCTGGACAAATACGCCGCTGTTATAAAGAAATACGCGCTGAGGATCGCGCCGAAAATTATAATCGAGCCGGGCCGCATGCTCATCGCCAACACGGCCGTGCTGCTTATGAGAGTGATATCGAATAAGCAATCAGGGCGCAAAAATTTCATCGTCGCGGACGGCGGAATGAATGATATCATGCGGCCCAGCATCTATGGCGCGTATCATGAGCTTTTGCCGGTGAAGGTTTTTTCCGAAAGAGAAAAGAAGGATTATGATATTGTCGGCCCCATCTGCGAGTCGGGAGATGTGCTGGCGAAGAAGCGGAGGATGCAGAATCTGTATGCGGGGGAGTTTCTTGCTCTCAGGGGCGCGGGGGCATACGGCTATTCCATGAGCTCAAATTACAATCTTCGCGCCCGCCCCGCGGAAGTGCTCGTTGACGGCAGCCGCGCGACTCTTATCAGAGAGCGCGAAGATATCCGGGAACTCATATGACTCAGAAGGAATTAAAGAGGAGGGAATATGGAATTTAAAGGCGCGTGGACCGCGTTGGTGACGCCGTTTAAGGAAGACGAAAGTGTGGATTGGGAAGGCCTTAATAAAAATGTGGAATTTCAGATAAAGGAAGGAATATCCGGCCTTCTTCCCATG
This sequence is a window from Candidatus Omnitrophota bacterium. Protein-coding genes within it:
- a CDS encoding methyl-accepting chemotaxis protein, whose translation is MPLYERKHFFTHKNYQLRYTAYIIAAMISVAAAISVLTFTLAYPLLSSRLSEAVTKSISMDVARGLLLPYWAGVIALIIVAAAAGILFSHRIVGPVNRMASLISLMDEGDISKRLVLREKDEFLPLAGAINRLLENFSGTVRTSRDNSRRLGDELQELEKLLKNKNAFESDIENRLTSITAKKEAIYRELSKYKS
- a CDS encoding 7-carboxy-7-deazaguanine synthase QueE, translated to MRNSKSVKGRIAEIFFSIQGEGIYAGLPCWFVRFSGCDKDCSYCDTLYAKTGGTLMTAEDAASRIKGPAPVVITGGEPTLQGEFLSALLSEIKSGKHSARQVFIETAGSNLLAEPGVFEHISFHAELPLTPPVRKFIRSISARPFTLKIVITAAVKFEDVIKASRFLAQFANSTIVLQPVSAEKKIDKKALKKAVLFAGRIQRFYPKVRMLPQIHNLLALK
- the lysA gene encoding diaminopimelate decarboxylase — its product is MDYFKYKGSELFAEEIPLSVLAEKYGTPLYVYSKKTLLRHIGEVKRVFRSSGALICFAYKANNNSALLKLMNQEGVGADCVSLGELLLARKAGVPKDKIILNGNGKTDEEIRLALKMNIRMINADSAEDLLNISRVAGSMKTKARISFRVNPEIRVPTHPHIATGLKESKFGLAYDDALKAYRLAASLETIEICGMHMHIGSQITETAPFAEALKKLAVFSKQLAKSGIRLKYINAGGGLGVKYQSEIPETLDKYAAVIKKYALRIAPKIIIEPGRMLIANTAVLLMRVISNKQSGRKNFIVADGGMNDIMRPSIYGAYHELLPVKVFSEREKKDYDIVGPICESGDVLAKKRRMQNLYAGEFLALRGAGAYGYSMSSNYNLRARPAEVLVDGSRATLIREREDIRELI
- the murI gene encoding glutamate racemase; its protein translation is MTPKKCSVPVRRTRIGVFDSGIGGLTVYRTLQKKYPFCDFIYYADTAHVPYGGKSGKTIIAYTEKIVSFLLRKKADLIVCACNTASAVALESISRNCPVPVHGVIAAAVEHAAVFSRVAVIGTKLTIKSGVYEKQLKKINKKIRVKSLPAPLFVPLVEEGWSGTDVAEKVAGIYLAPIRRMRPEALIMGCTHYPILRREIADFMGPKTRLVDSSSLAEAISGSVRICTGTGKSSFYVSDDPGHFVKMAKEIMKVSAGRAQLCTEFL
- the queC gene encoding 7-cyano-7-deazaguanine synthase QueC, with product MKKRKAAVLLSGGLDSSTILYWAIKRGYETHCLIFSYDQRHSAEIRKAVNIAGCAGRPFTIVDIKLPWGGSSLLGRAGHIPPGKVSSKKIPSTYVPGRNTIFISYALSFCEAAKMDYIVIGANAVDFSGYPDCRPAYYDEFNKLLKQASLGKVSIKTPLLNKSKKEIVLLARRLKVPLRHTWSCYEGGRIPCGKCDSCLLRAKGFRQAGMEDPALCRNGAGQLKN
- a CDS encoding type II secretion system protein — its product is MRSNKAFTLIELMIVVTIVGLLSAVAVPKFADMMRKANEAVTKSNLGVLRSVVSIYYADHYGIWPYQNAGIADWAYISVVDPGCGALVPKYVSAIPALKTGQLIPNEGKNDVATAVDGITLHYDTRDTIGSQAAWVYYVDLGTWYVNCEELDTKGEGIHTW
- a CDS encoding peptidylprolyl isomerase; protein product: MAFLFLSCRGEAPVAELETEKGLIVVKMYPEYAPETVKNFIGLSKQGFYDGLTFHRVVKDVIVQGGDPLGHGGGGVGYTLPAEISRELKHVPGTVAMARMDDSVNPDKRSNGSQFYICLSSAPRLDGEYTIFGEVTQGLDVAAQISPGDKIMKVRLK
- the recA gene encoding recombinase RecA, which codes for MSKDEKQKSLDVALAEIEKKFGKGSIMRLGDEKFFGKVTAIPTRAMSLDIALGIGGIPCGRITEIYGPEGGGKTTLALQIIANVQEAGGTAAFVDAEHAMDPDYAEKIGVNIKELLISQPDSGEQALQIIDTLIRSGSIDIIVLDSVAALVPKAELEGDIGAPTVGLQARLMSQSLRRLASAISKSRTAAVFINQIREKIGMTFGFGGTTTTPGGRALKFYSSVRLDIRRIGSIKKGEDIIGARVKVKVAKNKVAPPYKVCEFDIYFGKGIVPESSLLDVGTDLGLIKKTGNTFFYGDVKLGIGRENSVEMLLADKKVSSALEKEILKIAFPEKKKDEKKKSDKD
- a CDS encoding Rne/Rng family ribonuclease, which encodes MRRQEVKNIILIEVDADEKRAAYLRGHEVQELIIERKEEPSRIGDIYYGLASGINNAIHAAFVDIGIGRNCFLPFSDYPEAIKKGERLFVQIAKDEIKTKPARLTGYISVPGRFLIFMPNSTRGGVSKNITDRKERFRLKKIMEELKSVHGGAWIARTQASGRTEEEIKSDGEFAASIWRDIEKEKISDIKTGQIYCMQDFTPKILREMLNDKTDAVYVEPIEELEKAKKYLKQIAPDKKAFLTSDEKDNRSLFEMYGIEKVIRELTKPSVALASGGEIVIQSTEALTAVDVNSKGFKKKGSVEDTSFWTNKEAAKEIMRQIRLRNIGGIIVCDLIDMEKSLHRKEIYDIMQEAASFDRAKIDILPLNRLGLVEITRQRLEDNILEKVSVKCSHCDGSGRVLSPLTMLIRIKRHLMKNRKNLKAVSVNVFVHPTVADMFTEDAIDALAASTGKRIRIRADYKISEQEYEIE
- a CDS encoding response regulator, with the protein product MVCQLRGIRHKGRGDTHMVKETAYIIAEDKDFAAKLKGVIESDYIVTLFESPEEAIDEILKKKPDVVVSEMVFSSIDGINFAAGLKEKCLESPLVILTKLHPTPKVAELLGIAGCFNRDLSDEDMLDKIKSLSGWKKRKVSPPQLPIITEGSIGIAIQQLLNEVYNEKKNECLACIGKKDFARALEIATFLRRVFPTDLRTQGLIREIVHSKEAESPKTEQTSFSASREDINRETRAARGAVDSGNLALMLESAKKLLLMEDVKNGIRLLRESVVFSEENPYLAERIVIQKESSPASVLDILCAGSVFLSFFIYPYVFAGVGICFGIAAWAMKKERKAAAVAVPMAVVIIALNFFNFPLLSGMVADWQGKAATRRIFSVEPKIFNPGSDTLIIKYRVKEISPVVITAASSRQSAEILNNKEHDTGVFEIPWKGKTDDGSLIKNNFRVRIKIGDKSFTEKIYTGD
- the xerD gene encoding site-specific tyrosine recombinase XerD, coding for MDKASALLAEYGDYCASERGLSKLTIQAYTRDIREFFSTIDVPVANIGEKHITAFLREKRSGVSARTLARKICALRSFWKFLVEDGMAQRNPASALRSPRLESYLPDVLSVPEVGQVINRVARGRRTSLRNTAMIEVLYAAGLRISELISLKVKDVNLDVGFLKCLGKRGKERIVPIGEKACSAVKAFLLFSPAEEGDSLFRNPSGAPFSRMGVWKIIKKLCADAGITRRITPHTFRHSFATHLLQNGADLRVIQELLGHAQISTTQIYTHISTKRLRQIHRRFHPRG
- the queD gene encoding 6-carboxytetrahydropterin synthase QueD, encoding MYRIFVKDHFSSAHYLRGYKGKCENLHGHNWGVTAEVSGVKLKNAMVMDFKDLKEHLKRVISPLDHSLLNDLQDFKKLNPTSENIARYIFKKLAALLPAGVRLEAIKISETDNNIASYSRK